The Caldisalinibacter kiritimatiensis DNA window ATACTATGACATAGGTGAAAAATTGATAGAAAAAAATGATGAATTGTTAAAGGATTTTATTGAAATGAAAATGAATAAGTTAAGTAATATTATTAAAAATCTTGAAAATGCATCTTCTACACAGGGAAAAAAGAAATATGAAAAATTAAATAGAAAATATAATCAATATAAGGAGTTGATTGATAGTATATGATGGTAAAAAACATAATCAAACAAATGTATAAACTAGCTCCCCCATATCTTATAGATAGTTGGGACAATAGTGGCTTACAAATAGGTAGAGAAAATAAGGAAGTAAAAACAATATTATTAGCACTAGATTTAACTCCTAATGTCATCAAACAAGCTGTGTCTAACAATGTAAATATGATTATAACTCATCATCCAATGCTTTTTAAAAAGATAGGAAGCATAACCACAAATGATGTTAAAGGGAAAATGATTTATGATATAATTAATAATGACATGGTAGTTTTTAGTGCACACACTAATTTAGATGTATGTGAAAATGGAGTTAATGATGTACTAGCACAAAAACTAGGTTTATTAAATACTGAAGTGTTAAGAAAGTCATATGAAGAGAAGTTGTATAAATTAACTGTATATGTACCTAAGGGGCATGCCGATAAAGTAAGAAGAGCTATAACTGAAGCTGGTGGAGGATGGATAGGAAACTATAGTCACTGTACATATAATCTAAATGGTATAGGTACTTTTATGGCTAGAGAAAATACTAACCCATTTATTGGAGAACAAAATAGGATAGAGGAAGTAGAAGAGATAAGAATAGAAACTATAGTAAAGCATAGTATTTTAGACACAGTTATTAATGCTATGATAGATGCACACCCATATGAAGAAGTAGCTTATGATGTTTATCCACTTATTAATAGGGGTATAGAATATGGGTACGGAAGAGTAGGAAATCTAGAAAAGGAAACAGACCTGAAAACGTTTGTTGAATTAGTGAAAACTGAATTTAAGTGTGATAGTGTAAGAATATATGGAGATTTAAATAAGAAAATTAAAAGAGTTGCTGTATGTGGGGGAAGCGGAGGTGATTTTATAGCTGATGCTAAAAGAAAAAGAGCTGATGTATATATTACAGCAGATATAAAATATCATGATGCACAACTAATGCAGGAATTAGACATAGCATTGATTGATGCAAATCATTATGATACAGAAAAAGTGATTCTTCCATATTTAAAAGAATATTTACAGAATAATTTAGATAGTAAAGTCAAAATATTGATTTCTGATGACAATAGTGCTCCTTTCACTGTAAAATAAATATGACTGCTTTGTTTGAATGCTTTGAGGAGGTCTAATATGAGCCAACTTAAATTATTATGGGAGTTACAAAGTTATGTTGTGGAATTAAATGACTTAACAAATAAGCTTGAAACTTTAAATAAAAAAGAAGAGATTAAGCAAATTGAGATAAAATTGAATGAAAAAGAATATGACCTTGTTAATAAAAAAACTCAGCTTGAAGTTGATGAGGTAAAAATCCAACGATATGAGCAAAAGTTGAAGCAATTAGCATTTAATAAAGAAGAAATTGACCAAAAACTATATAGCGGACAAATAACT harbors:
- a CDS encoding Nif3-like dinuclear metal center hexameric protein, translated to MYKLAPPYLIDSWDNSGLQIGRENKEVKTILLALDLTPNVIKQAVSNNVNMIITHHPMLFKKIGSITTNDVKGKMIYDIINNDMVVFSAHTNLDVCENGVNDVLAQKLGLLNTEVLRKSYEEKLYKLTVYVPKGHADKVRRAITEAGGGWIGNYSHCTYNLNGIGTFMARENTNPFIGEQNRIEEVEEIRIETIVKHSILDTVINAMIDAHPYEEVAYDVYPLINRGIEYGYGRVGNLEKETDLKTFVELVKTEFKCDSVRIYGDLNKKIKRVAVCGGSGGDFIADAKRKRADVYITADIKYHDAQLMQELDIALIDANHYDTEKVILPYLKEYLQNNLDSKVKILISDDNSAPFTVK